In a genomic window of Ptiloglossa arizonensis isolate GNS036 chromosome 12, iyPtiAriz1_principal, whole genome shotgun sequence:
- the LOC143153346 gene encoding uncharacterized protein LOC143153346, which translates to MATRARCIRFVIFDQWLSGLGYQGVDIFSSRSSINDGVAVLSTLATRGKLSADKCPYLLSSRSKVVKVKWPTMSATRGTLRSRPSRVSCRHIGKIAMLQIDRNQHLRHLFETFVPSTWNASRTRRGLIDGCRGCDQIFIRYMYNTYVCNKHQLIEKDIFI; encoded by the exons ATGGCTACTAGGGCTAGATGTATTCGGTTCGTGATCTTCGATCAATGGCTAAGTGGTTTAG GTTACCAGGGTGTAGATATATTTAGTTCGCGATCTTCGATCAATGATGGTGTGGCGGTACTTTCcacacttgccaccagagggaaactaagCGCCGACAAGTGCCCGTACCTGCTCTCATCG CGCTCCAAAGTGGTAAAGGTTAAGTGGCCTACCATGAGCGCTACGCGCGGAACTCTTCGTTCACGTCCATCGAGAGTATCGTGCCGCCATATTG gAAAGATTGCGATGCTTCAAATCGACCGAAATCAACATCTTCGACACCTGTTTGAAACATTTGTACCGTCTACGTGGAATGCTTCACGAACGAGACGAGGTTTAATAg ATGGATGCAGAGGGTGTGATCAAATATTCATACGATACATGTACAATACTTACGTGTGCAATAAACATCAACTGATTGAGAAAGATATATTCATTTGA